One genomic segment of Brassica napus cultivar Da-Ae chromosome A3, Da-Ae, whole genome shotgun sequence includes these proteins:
- the LOC106352925 gene encoding probable WRKY transcription factor 32, which produces MEKSTQETVKKEKVKPEKELCDGLSQLRDEESLGTIGDDMEDVHDEAIREVVLAKDQVEENSPVEPNDQDVREVKETSPALTASLDPSLVDPSLPSDPSAAQGQGLSLLEQKSDSRVVDNLSVSPVLRKDSGKEDVSVVAPVDEVAVENREVEASPALPSVVESSLPLDPSAAQSQGLLPLLEQKSDSQVVNNLSVSPVLKTDSDKEEVASAVLPVNEVAVESHEVETSPALTPSSNPLVEPSLPSNPSAAQDQGLSLLDQNSDSQVVNNLSVSPVRKTNSNKEDVVSVVVAPVDEVAVENREVETSPTHPSMVEPSLSSVLLAAKSQGQSLLQKSYDPRVVRNLSVSPGLRTPPRDGYNWRKYGQKQVKSPKGSRSYYRCTYSECCAKKIECSNDSGNMVQIVTKGLHSHEPPRKSSFSPREIGAASAVTPVLEVDTVVATVPSVSATPPPTKENICQSPTTIERKRTCENEAVEEPEPKRRLKNDNTQSSDFVSKPGKKHKLVVHAAGDVGISCDGYRWRKYGQKMVKGNPNPRNYYRCTSAGCPVRKHIETAVENTGAVVITYKGEHNHDTPVPKKRHDTPSSVLLSPASMRTRLDDQVNIPSSSQCLVGRESEKQSSEALDVVGG; this is translated from the exons ATGGAGAAGAGCACGCAGGAGACAGTCAAGAAAGAGAAAGTGAAACCTGAGAAGGAGCTGTGTGACGGATTGAGTCAACTCAGAGACGAAGAATCACTTGGGACTATCGGTGATGACATGGAGGATGTACATGACGAGGCGATACGAGAAGTAGTACTAGCTAAGGATCAGGTTGAAG AAAATTCACCTGTGGAACCAAATGATCAAGATGTAAGAGAGGTGAAG GAAACATCTCCTGCTCTGACTGCATCATTAGACCCATCATTGGTGGACCCATCTTTACCTTCGGATCCTTCAGCTGCCCAAGGTCAAGGTCTATCACTGCTAGAGCAAAAATCTGATTCTCGGGTGGTTGACAACTTGTCTGTTTCTCCGGTTCTGAGGAAAGATAGCGGCAAGGAAGATGTAAGCGTGGTTGCTCCGGTTGATGAAGTTGCAGTAGAAAACCGTGAGGTGGAAGCATCTCCTGCGCTGCCATCAGTTGTGGAGTCATCTTTACCTTTGGATCCTTCAGCTGCCCAAAGTCAAGGTCTACTACCACTGCTAGAGCAGAAATCTGATTCTCAGGTAGTCAACAACTTGTCGGTTTCTCCGGTTCTGAAGACAGATAGCGACAAGGAAGAAGTTGCAAGTGCGGTTTTGCCGGTTAATGAAGTTGCAGTAGAAAGCCATGAGGTGGAAACATCTCCGGCGCTGACTCCATCATCCAACCCATTGGTGGAGCCATCTTTACCCTCAAATCCTTCAGCTGCGCAGGACCAAGGTCTATCACTGCTAGATCAAAATTCTGATTCTCAAGTGGTTAACAACTTGTCTGTTTCTCCGGTTCGGAAGACAAATAGCAACAAAGAAGATGTTGTAAGTGTGGTGGTGGCTCCGGTTGATGAAGTTGCAGTAGAAAACCGTGAGGTGGAAACATCTCCTACTCACCCATCAATGGTGGAGCCATCCCTATCTTCGGTTCTTTTAGCTGCCAAAAGTCAAGGTCAGTCACTACTACAGAAAAGTTATGATCCTCGGGTGGTCAGGAACTTGTCGGTTTCTCCGGGTCTAAGGACACCGCCACGTGATGGTTACAACTGGAGAAAATATGGGCAGAAGCAGGTTAAGAGTCCCAAGGGCTCAAGGAGCTACTACAGGTGTACGTACTCTGAGTGTTGTGCTAAAAAAATCGAATGCTCCAACGATTCAGGAAACATGGTACAGATTGTTACCAAAGGTTTGCATAGTCATGAACCTCCCCGGAAGAGTAGCTTCTCCCCAAGAGAGATTGGAGCTGCATCAGCTGTTACGCCTGTTTTAGAGGTTGATACAGTAGTAGCAACAGTCCCTAGCGTTTCAGCTACGCCCCCTCCAACTAAAGAAAACATCTGCCAGTCGCCAACAACCATTGAACGGAAGAGAACTTGCGAGAACGAAGCTGTGGAAGAACCAGAGCCAAAACGGAG GTTAAAAAACGACAACACACAAAGTTCAGATTTTGTCTCTAAACCGGGAAAGAAACATAAACTCGTAGTTCACGCAGCTGGTGATGTTGGTATCTCTTGTGATGGATACAGATGGCGTAAGTACGGGCAGAAAATGGTGAAGGGGAATCCTAATCCGAG GAATTATTACCGATGCACTTCTGCTGGTTGTCCCGTCCGCAAACACATTGAGACAGCAGTAGAGAACACAGGAGCCGTCGTAATCACATATAAAGGAGAACACAACCACGATACTCCGGTACCAAAGAAACGCCATGATACACCTAGCTCAGTGCTGTTATCCCCAGCATCAATGAGAACTAGGTTGGACGATCAGGTGAACATTCCTTCCTCGAGCCAATGCTTGGTGGGACGAGAAAGTGAGAAGCAGAGCAGTGAAGCATTGGATGTTGTTGGTGGCTAG